Proteins encoded within one genomic window of Prosthecobacter fusiformis:
- the rsmA gene encoding 16S rRNA (adenine(1518)-N(6)/adenine(1519)-N(6))-dimethyltransferase RsmA → MQFNRRPKFRPTRTIGGQEVTPRKSMGQNFLVDEEVARWIADQIEPDGAAFVVEPGPGLGAMTQYLVDRPQKLLLIEKDNALAPQLETKYGHRGVEVQHGDATQADMRDWYQHGDVRVIGNLPYSVGGEIMKHMLTPPTPVKSAVFMLQKEVCQRLAARHGEDGYGALSVLVQRDWDVELLRIIPPEAFSPKPKVDSAIVRFTPRPPSTLPVYDRRLFEKLVRMGFSQRRKQMKNLLPPAPESWEALAGSLEMPVTMRAEELSVLQWVNLSRWYEERKTADAGQKASEIFDVVNERNEVIGQKTRGEVHAQGLLHRAVHVFVINARGDVFLQMRSHLKDVSPLKWDSSAAGHLDVGESYTACAIREVREEVGLEITTTELAAQLPAGTHTDHEFVELHIARHNGPMRCLPEEVPYGEWFTPAQITAWVEARPQDFAKGFVSCWKAWKP, encoded by the coding sequence ATGCAATTCAACCGCCGTCCCAAGTTCCGTCCCACCCGCACCATTGGCGGCCAGGAAGTCACCCCCCGCAAGAGCATGGGGCAAAACTTCCTAGTGGATGAGGAAGTGGCCCGCTGGATCGCCGATCAGATCGAACCCGATGGTGCGGCCTTCGTGGTTGAGCCAGGACCCGGACTCGGGGCCATGACGCAGTATCTGGTGGACCGCCCGCAGAAGCTGCTGCTCATCGAAAAGGACAATGCACTGGCCCCACAGTTGGAGACAAAGTACGGCCATCGGGGTGTGGAAGTGCAGCACGGCGATGCCACTCAGGCGGACATGAGGGACTGGTACCAGCATGGTGATGTGCGCGTGATCGGCAACCTCCCATACTCAGTCGGGGGCGAGATCATGAAGCATATGCTCACCCCGCCCACCCCGGTAAAGAGCGCCGTTTTCATGCTCCAAAAGGAAGTCTGCCAGCGCCTCGCCGCACGTCATGGGGAGGATGGTTACGGGGCACTCTCCGTGCTGGTGCAGCGTGACTGGGATGTCGAGCTCCTGCGCATCATCCCGCCTGAAGCTTTCTCTCCCAAGCCCAAGGTGGATAGCGCCATCGTACGTTTTACTCCGCGTCCTCCTTCGACCCTGCCTGTCTATGACCGCCGCCTGTTTGAAAAACTAGTCCGCATGGGATTCAGCCAGCGCCGTAAACAGATGAAGAACCTTCTGCCGCCAGCCCCCGAAAGTTGGGAAGCCCTGGCTGGCAGCCTTGAGATGCCCGTAACAATGCGGGCGGAAGAACTCTCCGTCCTGCAATGGGTCAATCTCTCCCGCTGGTATGAGGAACGCAAAACCGCCGATGCCGGTCAGAAGGCCAGCGAGATCTTCGATGTCGTCAATGAACGTAACGAGGTCATTGGCCAGAAGACGCGGGGCGAGGTCCATGCCCAGGGCCTGCTGCACCGCGCCGTCCATGTCTTTGTCATCAATGCGCGTGGAGATGTCTTCCTGCAAATGCGCTCGCACCTCAAGGACGTCTCCCCTTTGAAGTGGGATAGCAGCGCTGCCGGTCACCTGGATGTGGGTGAAAGTTACACTGCTTGTGCCATCCGCGAGGTCCGGGAGGAAGTCGGCCTGGAGATCACCACCACGGAGCTGGCGGCTCAACTGCCCGCAGGCACGCATACTGACCATGAGTTCGTCGAGCTTCACATCGCCCGGCACAACGGTCCCATGCGTTGCCTGCCTGAGGAGGTGCCGTATGGGGAGT